One Desulfonatronum thiosulfatophilum genomic region harbors:
- a CDS encoding pyruvate carboxylase yields MATKSFEQVAKEIKGKPILVANRGIPARRIVRSIQEVFQAIPIMTATDVDKTAPFTAGARELLLLGDNPRAYLDIDLIIRKAKARGVIGIHPGWGFASENQDFPEKCAQAGITFIGPPPEAMHLLGNKVEVRHLAKKLGIPVVPGSDGAVSVAEARDIAYSLGFPIMLKAEGGGGGRGIYEVYKPEQLERAFSKASALAEASFGNPRLYVEKLLTSVRHIEIQVVADQYGNSHALDERDCTVQRNHQKLVEITPSPWAKMTPELRERLKKYACELSTSVGYYSLATVEFLLDENATPYLIEVNTRLQVEHGITECRYGIDLVEEQIAIAFGSKLRFSKESTKPFNHAMQVRINCEDPQQNFSPNSGTITRYISPGSQGIRVDSCVSVGYEFPAQYDSAASLLIAYGRDWEKILGIMSRALREYIVGGVKTTIPFHRQIMLHPEFRSGDYDTKFIARTPELMQYVDKEPQALRLARLAAEISAHGYNPYVQLGDYRGREDKRLGRFEPVLPEIDFAANVSPYPRGDRLATLDYIRDSGTVHFMDTTTRDLTQSNSGNRFRLAEDRLIGPYLDNCGFFALENGGGAHYHVAMLANMTYPFTEAQEWNQFAPKTMKLILIRSTNVLGYKPQPKNMMRLTGEMICEHYHVIRCFDFLNHIENMRPFAEVVMGSREHIFEPAISLSWAQGFDVPHYLGVVDEILNMIANVSGMDPSKASRHFILGLKDMAGVCPPRFMRELVGAIRSRYPDLVVHYHRHYTDGLFVPSVGAAAQAGAHIVDTGIGAAVRWYGQGEVLSTAAYLEDELGLKTNLNKEMIRTSGFVLKQIMPYYDRYTAPYFQGIDHDVVEHGMPGGATSSSQEGALKQGYIQLLPYMLRFLAGTRKIVRYHDVTPGSQITWNTAFLAVTGAFKQGGERAVRRMLTILDTVTTTAEADLTPEMRKARLELYVHSNDAFRNLLLGKFGRLPLGFPADWVYESAFGADYRKALAQRVDSSPLDSLADIDLDAEVLSLTELLKREPAPEEIINYLNHPGDALKTIEFRQRFGDPNQLPLDVWFEGLQPGQELQFLDSDGKPRNMVILDISKPDDQGVSLVRYILDSEFMSHQVKVAEASGKTREGMEMATPGNPFHIGSPCNGDLWVMHVKPGDVVQQGEELFNISVMKQEKSILSPLHAQVKRVLKFANFTEDRKMVPVREGELLIELSELPRLCPGCSFPMPLEDVNFCPSCGLQHGQEG; encoded by the coding sequence ATGGCAACAAAATCATTTGAACAGGTGGCCAAGGAAATCAAAGGGAAGCCCATTCTGGTCGCGAACCGGGGAATTCCAGCACGACGGATTGTCCGTTCCATTCAGGAAGTTTTTCAGGCCATACCGATAATGACGGCGACGGATGTGGACAAGACTGCCCCATTTACCGCCGGAGCCCGAGAATTGTTGCTGTTGGGCGATAATCCAAGAGCGTATCTGGATATTGATCTGATCATCCGCAAGGCCAAGGCTCGCGGCGTCATCGGCATTCATCCGGGGTGGGGGTTTGCTTCCGAAAACCAGGATTTTCCGGAGAAATGCGCCCAGGCCGGGATAACGTTTATCGGCCCACCCCCCGAAGCCATGCACCTTCTGGGCAACAAGGTGGAAGTTCGCCACCTGGCCAAGAAGCTGGGAATTCCCGTCGTCCCTGGTTCGGATGGCGCGGTGAGCGTGGCCGAGGCCAGGGATATCGCTTACTCCCTCGGATTTCCGATCATGCTCAAGGCCGAAGGCGGCGGAGGCGGGCGCGGAATTTACGAAGTGTATAAGCCCGAGCAGTTGGAACGCGCCTTTTCCAAGGCGTCGGCCCTGGCCGAGGCCTCCTTCGGCAACCCCCGTCTGTATGTGGAGAAGTTGTTGACCTCGGTGCGCCATATCGAGATCCAGGTCGTCGCCGACCAATACGGCAACTCTCATGCCCTGGACGAGCGGGATTGCACAGTCCAGCGCAATCACCAAAAGCTTGTTGAGATTACGCCCTCGCCCTGGGCGAAGATGACCCCGGAGCTTCGGGAACGCTTGAAGAAGTACGCCTGCGAGCTGTCCACCAGTGTCGGATACTATTCCCTGGCCACCGTGGAATTCTTGCTGGACGAGAATGCCACGCCGTACCTGATCGAAGTGAACACGCGCCTGCAGGTGGAGCACGGGATCACCGAATGCCGTTACGGAATCGACCTTGTGGAAGAACAGATCGCCATTGCCTTCGGCTCCAAGCTGCGTTTTTCCAAGGAATCCACCAAGCCCTTCAACCATGCCATGCAGGTCCGCATCAACTGCGAAGATCCGCAACAGAATTTTTCCCCCAACTCCGGGACCATCACCAGGTACATTTCCCCCGGCAGCCAGGGGATCCGGGTGGATTCCTGCGTTTCCGTGGGCTACGAGTTCCCGGCCCAATACGACTCCGCGGCCTCGCTGCTCATCGCCTACGGGCGGGACTGGGAGAAGATTTTGGGCATCATGAGTCGGGCTCTGCGGGAGTACATCGTCGGCGGGGTCAAGACGACCATTCCCTTCCATCGCCAGATCATGCTTCACCCGGAATTTCGTTCAGGTGATTACGATACCAAATTCATTGCCCGAACTCCGGAACTGATGCAGTACGTAGACAAGGAGCCTCAGGCCCTGCGCCTGGCCCGCCTGGCTGCGGAGATCTCCGCTCATGGGTACAATCCATATGTCCAGCTGGGCGACTATCGGGGTCGGGAAGACAAGCGCCTCGGCCGGTTCGAGCCGGTGCTGCCGGAGATCGACTTTGCCGCCAACGTTTCCCCCTATCCGCGCGGAGACCGTCTGGCCACTCTGGACTATATTCGGGACTCCGGAACGGTCCATTTTATGGACACCACCACCAGGGATCTGACCCAATCCAACAGCGGCAACCGCTTCCGGCTGGCCGAGGATCGGTTGATCGGTCCATATCTTGACAACTGCGGCTTTTTCGCCCTGGAAAACGGCGGCGGCGCCCACTACCACGTGGCCATGCTGGCGAACATGACCTATCCTTTCACCGAAGCGCAGGAGTGGAACCAGTTCGCTCCCAAGACCATGAAGCTGATCCTGATCCGCTCCACCAACGTTCTGGGGTACAAGCCGCAGCCCAAAAACATGATGCGTCTGACCGGTGAAATGATCTGCGAGCACTATCATGTGATCCGCTGCTTCGACTTCCTGAACCACATTGAAAACATGCGTCCCTTCGCGGAAGTGGTGATGGGCTCACGAGAACATATATTTGAACCGGCAATCTCCCTGTCCTGGGCCCAGGGCTTCGATGTTCCGCATTATCTCGGCGTGGTGGACGAAATCCTGAACATGATCGCGAATGTCTCCGGCATGGACCCTTCCAAGGCCTCCAGGCATTTCATTCTCGGCCTCAAGGACATGGCCGGGGTCTGCCCGCCGCGGTTCATGCGCGAACTGGTCGGCGCGATCCGGTCCAGGTATCCCGATCTGGTTGTCCACTATCATCGCCACTACACCGACGGACTGTTCGTTCCATCCGTGGGCGCCGCGGCCCAGGCCGGCGCGCATATTGTTGATACCGGGATCGGCGCTGCCGTGCGCTGGTACGGGCAGGGCGAAGTGCTTTCCACCGCAGCCTATCTCGAGGATGAACTGGGTCTGAAGACAAATCTGAACAAGGAAATGATCCGCACCAGCGGTTTCGTGCTCAAGCAGATCATGCCCTACTACGATCGTTATACGGCGCCTTATTTCCAGGGGATCGACCACGACGTCGTGGAACACGGGATGCCCGGCGGCGCGACCTCTTCTTCCCAGGAAGGGGCCTTGAAGCAGGGGTATATCCAACTTCTGCCGTACATGTTGCGTTTTCTGGCCGGTACACGGAAAATCGTGCGCTATCATGACGTGACGCCGGGTTCCCAGATTACCTGGAATACTGCCTTTCTGGCGGTTACCGGAGCGTTCAAGCAGGGAGGCGAGCGGGCCGTACGCCGGATGCTGACAATCCTGGACACTGTGACCACCACTGCCGAGGCCGATCTGACCCCGGAGATGCGCAAGGCCCGGCTGGAACTGTATGTTCACAGCAACGACGCCTTCCGAAACCTGCTGTTGGGCAAATTTGGCCGTCTGCCGCTGGGATTTCCCGCGGATTGGGTCTACGAGTCCGCCTTTGGCGCGGATTACCGCAAGGCGCTGGCCCAGCGCGTGGACAGCTCGCCGCTTGATTCCCTCGCCGACATCGACCTGGATGCCGAAGTCCTGAGCCTGACCGAACTTCTCAAGCGGGAACCGGCACCAGAAGAGATCATCAACTACCTGAACCATCCCGGCGATGCTTTGAAAACCATCGAATTCCGGCAACGATTCGGCGATCCGAACCAGTTGCCGCTGGATGTCTGGTTTGAGGGACTGCAACCCGGTCAGGAACTCCAGTTCCTGGACAGCGATGGAAAGCCGCGGAACATGGTCATTTTGGATATCTCCAAGCCCGACGATCAGGGCGTGAGCTTGGTGCGCTACATTTTGGATTCCGAGTTCATGAGCCATCAGGTCAAGGTTGCCGAAGCATCCGGCAAGACCCGGGAAGGCATGGAAATGGCCACGCCCGGCAATCCCTTCCATATCGGATCTCCATGCAACGGCGATCTCTGGGTGATGCATGTCAAACCCGGCGACGTGGTGCAGCAAGGCGAAGAATTGTTCAATATTTCCGTGATGAAGCAAGAAAAATCCATCCTTTCGCCGCTCCATGCCCAGGTCAAGCGCGTTCTCAAATTCGCCAATTTCACCGAGGACCGGAAAATGGTGCCGGTGCGCGAAGGTGAGTTGCTGATCGAACTGTCCGAACTGCCGCGGCTTTGCCCGGGATGTTCATTTCCTATGCCTTTGGAGGATGTTAATTTTTGTCCCTCATGCGGTCTTCAGCACGGACAGGAAGGATGA
- a CDS encoding biotin--[acetyl-CoA-carboxylase] ligase codes for MKSSVFLFSSDIPELLAGSDPQTMAAAHPVWKQTMERWGPWRKSELSGAQMADEHLVLRSWTGERDGPGQVFLVRSCSSALDLAWKLMQWDVLAQWDAVIAVEQWSGRGQVRRPWQSLPGNLHLVWRAPTLPKPWDGLTSLVPAWLAARSLGRFGFDVRLKWPNDLVLEDRKIGGILAEQRGETVVVGLGLNLAAVPEQKVLRENAAMEAGSLDGRISPAMCWEQLVSESRSWYQNVLPELRPDDFVHLFSDMLIWKNREISILDHAHDPDALHGRLLGITPDGSLLVSCPEGVRRIASGEVRLVS; via the coding sequence ATGAAATCTTCGGTATTTCTTTTTTCCTCAGATATCCCGGAACTGCTTGCCGGCAGTGATCCTCAGACCATGGCTGCAGCGCATCCGGTGTGGAAGCAGACCATGGAGCGTTGGGGGCCGTGGCGGAAGAGCGAATTGTCCGGGGCGCAGATGGCAGATGAGCATTTGGTCCTTCGGAGCTGGACCGGGGAGCGGGATGGTCCGGGTCAGGTTTTTTTGGTTCGATCCTGTTCCTCGGCTTTGGATCTGGCCTGGAAGCTGATGCAATGGGACGTTTTGGCGCAATGGGACGCGGTGATTGCCGTGGAGCAGTGGTCAGGTCGGGGACAGGTTCGACGGCCCTGGCAGTCTTTGCCCGGAAATCTGCATCTGGTCTGGAGGGCGCCGACCCTGCCCAAGCCCTGGGACGGACTGACTTCGTTGGTGCCGGCATGGCTTGCGGCGCGGTCGCTGGGGCGCTTTGGGTTCGATGTGCGCCTGAAATGGCCCAACGACCTGGTCTTGGAAGATCGGAAAATCGGTGGAATCCTGGCCGAACAGCGGGGTGAGACGGTGGTTGTCGGCCTGGGGCTGAATCTGGCGGCAGTACCCGAGCAGAAGGTCCTCCGGGAGAACGCGGCCATGGAAGCGGGTTCCCTGGACGGTCGAATCAGCCCGGCCATGTGCTGGGAACAGCTTGTATCCGAGAGCCGATCTTGGTATCAAAACGTCCTACCGGAACTCCGACCGGATGATTTTGTTCACTTGTTTTCCGACATGCTCATCTGGAAGAACCGGGAAATTTCCATTCTCGACCATGCTCATGATCCGGACGCTCTTCATGGCAGATTGCTCGGCATCACTCCGGACGGCAGTCTGCTCGTGTCCTGTCCGGAGGGAGTTCGCCGGATTGCATCCGGTGAAGTGCGTTTGGTCTCATGA
- a CDS encoding MATE family efflux transporter, protein MLNQGKGGIAATPPKPSLPFDPKASPTRTIWLLAWPQVLMMLFHFLIGFVDVWVAGRISRDVQASMGMVSQSFFIFLVVAIAVGNGSVAAISQSYGAGLMHRVQRYVGLSLQAAAVFGVLLLVFGYGFQGALIRILQTPESLLPIMTYLLSVYLLVLPAYYLFIIGNSILRAQQLVLYPLYGMMIVAGLNTFGDFALGLGMFGFPDLGYKGLAWSTFGSVLAGGLFNVWILRRRGLLVRRSFAPWKWIRCASPYLFKVAWPAGLMQLVWHSAYIALFSITASLPVGSVVALAGMSAGMRVESLMFLPGFAFNFTASILVGHYLGAKKPEEAKQMGYRILGQGLLVICILTVVLWQFLEPIAAFVAPDPEVRDEAVNYLRYNLAAMPFLLVSMILGGALTGAGATIYQGLVMGGTAWLVRIPLAFILGHLIFIHATGIWLAMFLSMAVQALCVAYVYQFWDWQRFALRKKRIAPAA, encoded by the coding sequence TTGCTGAACCAGGGAAAGGGCGGAATTGCCGCAACGCCTCCCAAGCCGTCGCTCCCCTTCGATCCCAAGGCGTCACCCACCAGGACCATCTGGCTGCTTGCCTGGCCCCAGGTGCTGATGATGCTTTTCCATTTCCTGATCGGCTTCGTGGACGTCTGGGTAGCGGGCAGAATCAGCCGGGACGTGCAGGCCAGCATGGGCATGGTCAGCCAGTCCTTTTTCATCTTCCTCGTGGTGGCCATTGCCGTGGGCAACGGCAGCGTGGCGGCCATCAGTCAGTCCTACGGCGCCGGACTGATGCACCGGGTCCAGCGCTACGTCGGGTTGAGTCTGCAGGCCGCGGCAGTATTCGGGGTCTTGCTGCTGGTTTTCGGATACGGTTTCCAGGGCGCCCTGATCCGGATCCTGCAGACTCCGGAAAGCCTGCTGCCTATAATGACGTACCTGCTCAGCGTCTATCTCCTGGTGCTGCCGGCCTACTACCTGTTCATCATCGGCAACTCGATCCTGCGAGCCCAGCAACTCGTCCTGTATCCGCTGTACGGCATGATGATCGTGGCAGGGTTGAATACCTTCGGGGACTTTGCTCTGGGCCTGGGCATGTTCGGCTTTCCCGATCTGGGGTACAAAGGGCTGGCCTGGAGCACCTTTGGTTCGGTGCTCGCGGGAGGCCTGTTCAACGTCTGGATTCTCCGGCGCAGGGGGCTGCTGGTCCGCCGCAGCTTCGCCCCATGGAAATGGATCCGCTGCGCCTCGCCGTACCTGTTCAAAGTGGCCTGGCCTGCCGGCCTGATGCAGTTGGTCTGGCATTCGGCATATATCGCCTTGTTCTCCATTACCGCCAGCCTGCCTGTGGGCAGCGTGGTCGCCCTGGCCGGGATGAGCGCCGGGATGCGCGTGGAGTCGTTGATGTTCCTGCCCGGCTTTGCCTTTAATTTCACGGCAAGTATTCTGGTGGGCCATTACCTCGGCGCCAAGAAGCCGGAAGAGGCCAAACAGATGGGCTACCGGATTCTCGGGCAGGGATTGCTGGTCATTTGCATCCTGACCGTGGTTCTCTGGCAGTTTCTTGAACCCATCGCCGCCTTTGTCGCCCCGGATCCGGAAGTGCGGGACGAGGCGGTCAACTACCTGCGGTACAACCTCGCGGCCATGCCGTTTCTGCTGGTCTCCATGATCCTGGGCGGCGCGCTGACCGGCGCCGGAGCGACCATATACCAGGGTTTGGTCATGGGCGGCACGGCCTGGTTGGTCCGCATTCCCCTGGCCTTTATCCTGGGGCATCTGATCTTCATTCATGCCACCGGCATCTGGCTGGCCATGTTCCTGTCCATGGCCGTGCAGGCCCTGTGCGTGGCCTACGTCTATCAATTCTGGGACTGGCAGCGATTTGCCCTGCGCAAGAAGCGAATTGCTCCGGCTGCGTGA
- a CDS encoding PaaI family thioesterase, whose protein sequence is MEKIQSYINDNDRLARHLGIEIVAVGLGTATARMELAEEHTNSLGMAHGATLFALADLAFAAASNSHGSVAVGVQAGIHFHHSVSSGTLTATAKEVSRSRRLASYLVEVRDASDNLVATFQAMAYRKKEVLSC, encoded by the coding sequence GTGGAAAAGATTCAAAGTTATATCAATGACAATGATCGGCTGGCACGACATCTCGGGATAGAGATCGTTGCCGTCGGCCTCGGCACGGCCACCGCTCGAATGGAACTGGCCGAGGAGCACACGAACAGTCTGGGCATGGCCCATGGCGCGACCTTGTTTGCCCTTGCGGATCTGGCCTTTGCCGCGGCGTCCAATTCCCACGGCAGCGTGGCGGTGGGCGTGCAGGCCGGGATTCATTTTCACCATTCCGTCTCCTCCGGGACTCTTACGGCCACGGCGAAAGAAGTTTCCCGGAGCCGGAGATTGGCCAGCTATCTTGTCGAGGTGCGCGATGCATCGGACAATCTGGTGGCCACGTTCCAAGCCATGGCCTATCGCAAAAAGGAAGTACTCTCTTGCTGA
- a CDS encoding YqaA family protein, which yields MNILRRLYDWVLSWAATPYGTAALFVLAFFESSFFPIPPDPLLIALILGARENAFRFAAVCSIASVSGALLGYGIGYFSWWTISGEFTALAQFFFDTVPGFTVDKFNMVQGLFEQWNFWIVFTAGFTPLPFKVFTIAGGAFDISLVPFILASLVGRSARFFLVAWLIWKFGAQITLFIDKYFNLLAIVFALLLVGGFVLLKMV from the coding sequence GTGAACATCTTGCGCAGGCTTTATGATTGGGTCTTGAGTTGGGCCGCCACTCCTTATGGAACGGCGGCCCTTTTCGTGCTCGCGTTTTTTGAATCCTCTTTTTTTCCCATACCGCCGGATCCGCTGCTGATAGCCCTCATACTCGGAGCAAGGGAAAATGCCTTCCGTTTTGCCGCGGTCTGTTCCATTGCTTCGGTCTCCGGCGCGCTTCTCGGCTACGGCATCGGCTACTTTTCCTGGTGGACCATCAGTGGCGAGTTTACTGCTCTGGCCCAGTTTTTTTTCGACACAGTGCCGGGCTTCACCGTGGACAAATTCAACATGGTTCAGGGGCTGTTCGAGCAATGGAATTTCTGGATCGTCTTCACGGCCGGTTTCACGCCGTTGCCGTTCAAGGTCTTTACCATTGCCGGGGGGGCTTTCGACATTTCCCTTGTCCCCTTCATTCTGGCCTCTCTGGTCGGCCGTTCAGCCCGCTTCTTTCTCGTGGCTTGGCTGATCTGGAAATTCGGAGCGCAGATCACCTTGTTCATCGACAAGTACTTCAATCTGCTCGCGATCGTCTTCGCCTTGCTGCTGGTGGGCGGATTCGTTTTGTTGAAAATGGTGTAG
- the cls gene encoding cardiolipin synthase: MFLVEFSLFLNLSGWVIRLVMIPVVAMRQKNSATCLAWLAVIFVMPWLGLITYLLLGEQSIGFLRVRRRMKRHKAFDNIHRLHASLPEFDNVRVRQDYEILLQQAEHHGGMPLLGGNKVMLLADIDDVVRRLVQDIDQAKHHVHLLFYIFRDDAMGRIVGDALVRAAGRGVRCRVLADMVGSRGMFSGLGAILQLHGVQVVAGLSANPLRMRLARLDIRNHRKLAVIDGSIAYTGSQNIVEPVFGHRKAGAWHDVMVRIEGPSARQLQAVFLEDWYLETGEALDCMTLYPAATQEGEVALQVVPTGPDKPTEGFQDLLILAINFAQRKVVITSPYFIPNEGLLTAMRLAVSRGVEVDLILPQRSDHPLVDLASYHYCGILMEHGANVYLFHEGMLHAKLLRVDDTMAMIGSANFDIRSFYLNLEVVLFLFDQEFLYTVRQLQSDYRSRSHKVDPATWARRPFHRRLLEAIAKVFSPLL; this comes from the coding sequence ATGTTCCTGGTTGAGTTTTCCCTGTTCCTGAACTTGAGCGGCTGGGTCATCCGGTTGGTCATGATTCCCGTGGTGGCCATGCGACAAAAGAATTCGGCAACCTGCCTGGCATGGCTGGCCGTTATTTTCGTGATGCCCTGGCTGGGCCTCATCACATATCTGCTTCTGGGGGAGCAGAGCATCGGTTTTTTGCGGGTGCGGCGTCGCATGAAGCGGCATAAGGCCTTTGACAACATCCACCGGCTCCATGCCAGTCTGCCGGAATTCGACAACGTCCGGGTTCGCCAGGATTACGAAATTCTGCTCCAACAGGCCGAACACCATGGGGGCATGCCCCTGCTGGGCGGCAACAAGGTCATGCTGTTGGCGGACATCGATGACGTGGTGCGGCGTCTGGTCCAGGACATCGATCAGGCCAAACATCATGTTCACCTGCTTTTCTATATTTTTCGCGACGACGCCATGGGCAGGATTGTCGGCGACGCTCTGGTTCGGGCCGCCGGCCGGGGAGTGCGCTGCCGCGTTCTGGCGGACATGGTCGGATCCCGAGGGATGTTCAGCGGTCTTGGGGCGATACTCCAACTGCACGGCGTGCAGGTGGTGGCCGGCTTGTCCGCCAACCCGCTCAGGATGCGCCTGGCGCGACTGGATATCCGTAATCATCGCAAGCTGGCGGTGATCGACGGAAGCATTGCCTATACCGGTTCCCAAAATATCGTGGAACCGGTTTTCGGGCACCGCAAGGCCGGAGCCTGGCACGACGTGATGGTACGCATCGAGGGACCCAGCGCTCGGCAATTGCAGGCCGTATTTCTGGAGGATTGGTATCTGGAAACCGGGGAAGCCCTGGATTGCATGACGCTCTATCCCGCCGCAACGCAAGAAGGAGAGGTGGCTTTGCAGGTCGTGCCTACGGGACCGGACAAGCCCACCGAAGGATTTCAGGATTTGCTGATCCTGGCTATCAATTTCGCGCAACGCAAGGTGGTGATCACTTCACCGTATTTCATCCCCAACGAAGGCCTGCTCACGGCAATGCGACTGGCGGTGAGCAGAGGGGTCGAGGTGGATCTGATCCTGCCCCAGCGCAGCGACCATCCCCTGGTGGACTTGGCCAGTTATCACTATTGCGGCATCCTGATGGAACACGGCGCAAACGTGTACCTGTTTCATGAGGGCATGCTCCATGCCAAACTGCTGCGCGTGGACGACACCATGGCCATGATCGGTTCGGCAAATTTCGACATTCGTTCCTTCTATCTGAATCTGGAAGTCGTTCTGTTTCTCTTTGATCAGGAATTTCTTTATACCGTGCGCCAACTGCAAAGCGATTACCGCTCCCGTTCGCACAAGGTCGATCCGGCAACCTGGGCCCGCAGGCCGTTTCACCGCAGGCTCCTGGAGGCCATTGCCAAGGTCTTCAGTCCGCTTCTGTAG